A stretch of the Aegilops tauschii subsp. strangulata cultivar AL8/78 chromosome 4, Aet v6.0, whole genome shotgun sequence genome encodes the following:
- the LOC109758284 gene encoding heavy metal-associated isoprenylated plant protein 23 has product MGGTLRFLSDVLLGSSSQRQHSKKRRQFNTVELKVKMDCDGCELKIRNTLANMRGAQSVEINRKQHKVTVKGFVEPQRVLRRVQSTGKRAELWPYVPYTNPYMAPVYDKRAPAGHVRKVEGVMPVSAGQEERLATIFSDDNPNACSVM; this is encoded by the exons ATGGGAGGCACCCTGCGGTTCCTGTCGGATGTGCTGCTAGGTAGCAGCAGCCAGAGGCAGCACAGCAAGAAGCGGAGGCAGTTCAACACGGTGGAGCTCAAGGTGAAGATGGACTGCGACGGCTGCGAGCTCAAGATCCGGAACACCCTCGCCAACATGAGAG GAGCTCAGTCGGTGGAGATCAACCGGAAGCAGCACAAGGTGACGGTGAAGGGGTTCGTGGAGCCGCAGCGTGTGCTGAGGAGAGTCCAGTCGACGGGGAAGCGGGCCGAGCTCTGGCCGTACGTGCCTTACACAAACCCCTACATGGCGCCGGTGTACGACAAGCGGGCTCCCGCCGGCCACGTGCGCAAGGTGGAAGGTGTCATGCCGGTCTCCGCCGGGCAGGAGGAGCGCCTCGCCACGATCTTCAGCGACGACAACCCAAACGCCTGCTCCGTCATGTAG